One segment of Ricinus communis isolate WT05 ecotype wild-type chromosome 8, ASM1957865v1, whole genome shotgun sequence DNA contains the following:
- the LOC8276320 gene encoding galactoside 2-alpha-L-fucosyltransferase, whose product MVWIGHAGLGNRILTMASAFLYALLTNQTLLVQHDADMADLFCEPFPNTSWLLPPDFTLKNELSKVVMDQILACTKQEYLLPEVDKEELVASRTKSQTPSKAILIASLYSEFYENLKYMYWTFPTKKGEAIEVYQPAHEEYQHFGDNMHNVKAWVEMNLLSLSDVLVTTSWSTFRYVAQGLGGLKPWILYRPENWKNTDPACYRVTSMEPCLHIPPSFDCKTKVNADMGNVVPYVKHCEDVT is encoded by the exons ATGGTCTGGATAGGTCATGCAGGCTTGGGGAACAGGATACTAACAATGGCCTCAGCATTTCTCTACGCTCTCCTTACAAACCAAACTTTACTTGTTCAACATGATGCTGATATGGCTGATCTATTTTGCGAGCCATTTCCTAATACATCATGGTTACTGCCTCCAGATTTTACCCTGAAGAATGAGCTCAGTAAG GTTGTGATGGATCAAATTTTAGCTTGTACCAAACAAGAATATTTGCTGCCAGAAGTAGACAAAGAAGAACTTGTAGCCTCTCGGACGAAAAGCCAGACACCATCAAAAGCTATACTAATAGCATCTTTATACTCAGAATTTTATGAGAATTTGAAGTACATGTACTGGACATTTCCAACAAAAAAAGGGGAGGCAATTGAGGTTTATCAGCCAGCCCATGAAGAGTATCAACATTTTGGTGACAATATGCACAATGTAAAGGCATGGGTTGAAATGAATCTATTAAGTTTGAGTGATGTACTAGTGACTACCTCATGGTCAACCTTCAGATATGTAGCTCAAGGCCTTGGTGGCTTGAAGCCATGGATCCTGTACAGGCCTGAGAACTGGAAGAACACAGATCCGGCTTGTTATAGAGTCACTTCAATGGAACCCTGTCTCCACATACCACCTAGTTTTGACTGCAAAACAAAGGTAAATGCTGATATGGGTAACGTTGTTCCTTATGTCAAGCACTGCGAGGATGTAACTTAA
- the LOC8276321 gene encoding protein ELC-like — MVPPPPPAPSTPNHQATQQFLSSVLSQRGPSSLPYIEDTKWLIRQHLLSLITTYPSLEPKTATFTHNDGRSVNLLQADGTIPMPFQGVTYNIPIIMWLMESYPRHPPCVYVNPTRDMIIKRPHPHVNPSGLVSVPYLQNWIYPSSNLVDLVRELGGVFGRDPPLYSQRRPQSNPNPNPNPSYVSNPANLSTLSNSSGFGSVGPSGYPRPPPPTMARPYPPSPYGGSGGGGGTEDAAEVYKRNAINKIVESVHGDVLQLRKAREAEMEGLFSAQAVLRRREEEINKGLKEMQDEKEGLEAQLQVVLMNTDVLEAWVRENEGKVKAKGHVDVDVDNVFECTDALSKQMLECTSADLAIEDVVYSLDKAVQEGVVPFDQYLRNVRLLSREQFFQRATAAKVRATQMQAQVASMAARLSHYAS, encoded by the coding sequence ATGGTACCACCACCACCTCCGGCACCATCAACGCCAAACCACCAGGCTACTCAACAATTCCTCTCATCAGTTCTCTCACAACGCGGCCCATCATCTCTACCATACATCGAAGACACTAAATGGCTAATACGCCAACACCTCCTTTCCCTAATCACTACCTACCCTTCTCTCGAACCCAAAACCGCTACTTTCACACATAACGATGGTCGTTCCGTCAATCTTTTACAAGCTGATGGCACTATTCCGATGCCCTTTCAAGGTGTTACTTATAATATTCCGATCATAATGTGGCTCATGGAATCTTACCCTCGCCACCCGCCTTGTGTTTACGTCAATCCCACGCGCGACATGATTATCAAACGCCCACATCCTCATGTTAATCCATCTGGGTTGGTTTCTGTTCCTTATTTGCAAAACTGGATTTATCCTAGTTCTAATTTAGTCGATTTAGTTAGAGAATTGGGTGGTGTTTTCGGTCGCGATCCTCCTTTGTACTCTCAACGCCGCCCCCAATCTAACCCTAATCCTAACCCTAATCCCAGTTATGTTTCTAATCCTGCCAATTTGTCAACTTTATCAAATTCCTCCGGTTTCGGATCAGTGGGTCCCTCTGGGTATCCGCGGCCACCGCCGCCAACGATGGCTCGGCCATACCCGCCGTCGCCATATGGCGGTAGCGGTGGCGGTGGTGGAACGGAGGATGCGGCAGAGGTTTATAAGAGGAAtgctattaataaaattgtcGAGAGTGTTCATGGGGATGTGTTACAATTGAGAAAAGCAAGGGAAGCGGAGATGGAAGGGTTGTTTAGCGCACAGGCAGTGTTGAGGAGGAGGGAAGAGGAGATTAATAAAGGGCTTAAGGAAATGCAAGATGAGAAAGAGGGATTAGAGGCACAATTGCAGGTTGTTTTGATGAATACAGATGTTTTAGAGGCATGGGTTAGAGAAAATGAAGGGAAAGTCAAAGCAAAAGGACATGTTGATGTGGATGTTGATAATGTGTTTGAGTGTACTGATGCCCTCTCAAAACAGATGTTGGAGTGTACTTCTGCAGATTTGGCAATTGAGGACGTTGTGTATTCACTTGATAAAGCGGTGCAGGAAGGGGTTGTGCCGTTTGATCAGTATTTGAGGAATGTTAGGTTGCTGTCACGAGAGCAGTTTTTTCAGCGGGCTACTGCTGCTAAAGTTAGGGCTACCCAGATGCAGGCTCAGGTTGCGAGTATGGCTGCTAGGTTGTCACATTATGCTTCCTGA